The Haematobia irritans isolate KBUSLIRL chromosome 1, ASM5000362v1, whole genome shotgun sequence DNA segment ttttctgcaaaaatgttctaaataaaattttttcaaaaaaatgcaatagaaataaaattttgcaaaaagtttctattgaaataaaatgttgcaataattttctatataaataaaattttaacaaattttctttaaattcaatataaaatatttctttcgaataaaaaacattttatactaaccacaaaaaatttaccaaCAACTTCAAactaagattttttaatttgatagatttctagtaaaattttcttcaaattttggtagattatttttagcacgagtggcaaccgtgctagaTATGCCAGTGTTTCTTCTTCTGGAGTCAGGTCAAATTTCATGCGACCCGTTTAATGCGACCCATTTCATgcgaccaccgtggtgcaatggttagcatgcccgccttgcatacacaaggtcgtgggttcgattcctgctacgaccgaacaccaaaaagtttttcagcggtggattatcccaccgcagtaatgctggtgacatttctgagggtttcaaagcttctctaagtggtttcactggaatgtggaacgccgttcggactcggctataaaaaggaggtcccttgtccttgagcttaacatggaatcgggcagcactcaatgataagagagaagttcactactgtggtatcaaaatggactgaatagtctaagtgagcctgatacatcgggctgccacataacctaacctaacctaacctaaccaatatatgctctctaataatcatacaaatgttggtccatatcagtccattattGTATATAgtacctatataaaccgaccctcaagATTGATTTTTAGACTCTCATGGAGGAacatatttcgtccgatccggttgacatttggtacacgaTGTCAGTATTAACTTCTAATTACCTAACAAGAACAAGGTTTATATAGGAATCAAAtataacaacccagcaaaacaagagcttccaaaaaattagtttttatttttatctaaaaactttttcgctgccACCGGAGGTTGCCAATGTTGCAAATGTTTGTAATATGATCTATTATGACATCAAGGCATAACATCCTAACTACGTCTCGAGATGTCCTTTATTATtatgatcaaaaaatttaaaaacgcaggttcaaatctcaccattggcgaatttattatcaaatagTTTTTCGTAAGATTGTTTTTGTATATTGTGcatagtttttattttgttattttcggtatttactttttgtgtaaatacatacatatattttttctactAGAAGTGGAATGGCAAATTGCATCTGATCTGCTTTGCAGTTTCTTACTATGTCCTTGTTGTCTCATTGAACCATGTGAGGCCGCCTACAGGCATTTGATAGGGTAATCCTTCCGCACTGTTATTTTCCAAGTTTTTTGAACAGAAACCAAAACTTACATGTCCATCAAATATGTAACAGAGTAgaaatttatatacaattttatatatcgATCCTCCTCTTAGCATATCATGTTCATGCtgccaaaacaaaacaaagatgAACTTCATCGTACTAACCCTGCTGGTCCTAGAATAAAGGAACTTAATCTGTAGATTAATACTAAAGTCGATAAAAGATGACAcactaattttataaataaaaacaatgaattaaatgaaatttgtaagtGTTTAACTAACTTGTGAAGTCACGTGTCTAcagatttaatttatatttcctTAACAAACAAATCAATCCTTGAAATTTACAGTTCAGGGGAGAATTCAgttaacctagaaaaatttctttgcatattttcaggcggcACAATTGTTCACTTGGAAAAACTACAGCTGAaggtttttttcagtatttattTAACTGAAGAGTGgtgaaaaatattgtattagCAGATTGGGGGGTAAtgatagtgacatttctgagagttccaAAGCTTCTCACAGTGGCTTCACAGCAACGTGAAACGCCGTTCTGACCTGGCTCTAAAAATTAGGTCctatgtcattgagctaaatatagaatatggcagcactcattgatgagatagaagttcaacactgtggaatcacaatggactgaatagtctaagtaagcctgaatatcgggctgccactatacctaacataaTATCAGATTGGATTCGGATGGAATCCTTAGAGATATCTCATCAAAGCTATTgctatttgtgataagctcagaAGTAGAAACAAGTTATATGCCAGCAGCATTTGGGTTGTGTTCAGAATCAATACATTGAGCCCATCCGCATTGcaagaaatctaaattttacgTATAGAAATACAGCGTATTGTAATGACTGCAACAAATGGGGATGAACATTATTTCTCTTTaaaagaataaaagtttgagtcaacatttttttcctgttatttattgttttattgaaaacaaggtTCAAGATGTCCTTCGATCTTCATCACACCATAAGGTTAATATATGAATGCCATAAAGTTCTTTGGTTAGAAAATACTCTCGCCATCCGGTTTTACCACAGAATTTAAGCAAATGATCTATTTTCGTTTGAATTAGACCCAACCTCGATTCTTCATTCATTTTGCATTCCTTTCCATcggttttgagaattttttcaagcTCACGTTTTAATGCAACCTCCAACAAAATCGCCTCATCTTTTTCGATTCGTTGTTTAACAGCAGCCTCCAATGATACCAAATGATCATCTTTCACTCCAGGAAAGAGATGATTCATACATTTCACTAAATTAAATAGATACTCCCGATTTCTTCCGCTGGGACCAGCCgatgtaaaaatttgttcagcTATATTCTCAATTTGGCTATCATTGCCATCGCCAGCCCAGGATTCATTTTCAGGTGTTGCAATATAAATCATAATGTCGAAACTATTGGAGGAACTTAATCCCCCATCGTCGTCGCAAACATGGAATGTTACCGTACATCGTTCATAACCATTTTTCTCACGAAAATCCAAATGGCTTATCACGGAATCTCTGTCCTTTGCCGCAACCCGGTAAGCTATACCATAAACACGATCTTCTGGTGATGCTGGAATAAGAGTGACAACTCTTCCAGGTTTCACCTTAACCCCGCGATGGTCAATGCTATGCTGGTAGAAGCGCCTTAGATATCCGCATATATAGCCTCGTCGCCATTCAATGCACGGGAAATCAATTTTCCACATCAATGAACCATATCCGAATATCCATATATCATCTGGAGTAAATTCGACAGTGGCATTGTTAATGTCATCATGAGCTTTGGTTATATCCAAACAACTATAAGATGTAGCACCATTCAAATTGACCAGTTgctgaaatttgtcattgtaaaGTGATTGTACGTTGAGATCACAGGCCATTGGAAGTAATTTATTGATATATTTGTATTTGGCTAAAAAatactatatattttattttctattattattataagTTTGCTTGGGAAATATCTTCCAAAGACTTTCTATTTACGTTGTTTTTGACATCATCGATTACGTTGTTATCGATATTCCGAAAACAGATGATTATATTGGTACATCTCAGAGGAGGCCATGTAAAAACACTCCGTCGAAAGATACTTGTGTGTAgattagggctgtcattcggtaTATATCTCGTCCCGAAATCCCGGcattttcgggacgggattaatTTAGTATCACgggtgtttttattttgaattccgtgatttttcgggatcccgaaaaaatagtccaaatttgttgaatttttggcTTTTTAGGATTGTTTATTAATAAGTTGGAGTCTTCATTTAGTGCAaactagggctgtcattcgggatttATTCCGTCCTGAAATATCAGGATTTTCGGGACGGTATTAATCCCGAATCCCGCGAATTATGTTGAAATCCGGAATTTTTCGAGttaaccaaaaataaaacaaattagctAAGTTTCTGgattctttatattttttgttaataaattggtttaatttttattactatttttttttattaatttttattattacattttttataaatttttattaattattttttatgattattggcccaatttggcttaaaaacgaaaataaagggctgaaaacatagttattacgcttaaaattgtgaaaagtataTGGTGaataattttcgactttccaaacggaataaagtgattgttttttcagatatttttccaggcacgctgcctccatcgagaataaacaaACGGCTGATAGATGCTGCAACAAGTAACTTGCTACGTGTAAATCAATATCgttcttttattaatgaaaaaagttatgttatatgtgatgagataaactgaaaaattttatatttataagaatttataaatgtttaatcaaattaataaacatcttcacaatcgtgttttatttgtggtcaagtaaattcTTTTACAACTTCCTTAaagtgcactttttctgatagtttgaagaggctcttattggcgtcgttctaaattgatctaaaaaggtaaaaaagaaacttttttgtagtaacttccctgccaacattttttgaatttggggactcttttgagaatccccactacgtcgaaaacaatcatatacgacatcaaaaactcgtcggaaaagcgccgtcactattgagaagttgtaccacgccaagttactacaaaaatgtttcgcatgagtgcaattattaggtgcctttatagaccaatttagaacgacgccaataagggaccctccaaacaatcagaaaaagtgcattttaagatagtggtaaaagaatcattgtggtcgagtaaaatacgtttgtttagatatttattaatttgattaaacatttacaaattcttaaaaatataacatttataccactatcacattacatttaacataatttttggcattattgatgatgttgagttacaagtagcgagttacatgttgctgcgtctatcaaccagtgtttttattccatggaggcagcgtgtctgtaaaatatctgaaaaacaatcactttattccatttggaaaatcaccaaattgttcaccaatatacctttcacaattttaagcgtataatctatgttttcagaactttattttcgtttttatttaattaaaatataacaagctggttgcgcttggcgtttcacaaaaaaaatggcttttttaacagtagggatggcaaattacttgcatgtactttttgatgtaccttttcatgatggttgaagtgacatttacgagtctgtggtaacgatgaggttgaaatggaactttgaaatgctggcagggttagcgtggtacaacttctcaatagtgacggcgcttttccgacgagtttttgatttcGTATACAATTGTTTTCGACATGGTGGGGATTGTCAGTAGTgctgtcaaattcaaaaaatgttggcacggtacttttatatattgaaattaGTGTCTTCATTCAGTATAAACGACCCCTGCACCAGTGTCGAATGTGAGAGATGTTTTCCATCTGCAATAAAGATCGCGTATATCTGATGAATCTTTTGGAATGAATTGTAAAGAAAGAtcattaaaatgttttgttgGGTACGAAAGCAATATGAAATAGCGTTTTAATTTTcgacttatgcgctttacagactaccagttattccggacggaatgtcggtgtttgtaaagaatcctacagtgtgtcggatcgatacgacttgtcggctatgactaacagcctgtttctgtatgtcgaacgagctctatcgatcgactgaaatgcacagaaacagctgatttttggttataaattcagatgTATGtctccatttcagtcgatcgatagagctcgttcgacatacagaaacaggctgtaaataaGCGGTAAATATGTTATTGataccataaacatgcagcagtatcgattgtgccttcggacttaacttatatatgagatatgttcgacacgagcactgtcgtccggaataactgatagtctgtaaagcgcataatgaGACGACTTTTCGGCAACGGGGTAGACAGGCAAAAACTAattgactcggcggcttcattctctgtacgGATTAAATATATCATCTGTTGTACAACAAATATTATGCTGTGATAAATATTATGTCATTATCGTTATAAGGCCCcctataacattttcacaagacgttcgatttcgataaatgattCTATCCAGTTGTCTCATCACTGacgttgttttctttttcttgttgtcaaaagtttcataCCACACGacgaatttgtttaatttttgcatttatttataacaaaatCTGTGGGATACAGTTTTATATTAGCAATTTTAAGTGTTAAAAAGGTGAAATAATAGTTTATGGTCAATAAGCCCAAATTTATAAATGTGTATCCTAGTGAAGATTTTCCTAGTGTGAGATATTTGTGTGTGCTTATAGATActgaaatatacaaaaaaaggaTATTTGTGAATAATTGCAATTGGTATGTAAACTTCTAAGCATTATAAATATAACGTGAATTTAAatggaccaatttcctcaatttCCCTTTGTTTTCATGAATCACTTTGTTGTATATCTATCTATCTTTGGGTACCACTGACATACATTTCACTTGGTACGATCAAAGCCATGCAACGTaatcacttaaaaaataattttacaaagacCCACTACAAACTACAGAAACACCCAATACCAcctctattaaaacaaaaagaaaaacaaatgctAAATTCCCTTGTGTGTCGCAATGTGTGTCCATTGGGGattttgaatgaatgaatgctGATGATGGTGttccatatttgtttatttttatcaatttctatttcgaaataatttagaaatatgaTTTAAACCTATTTGGCCGGATGAGCAACCACATCAAACATTCAAACACTgggtatttatttgtttatcttTGATTTTGTTTTGACCCCATTGTTTATCACCTGAATGTGcttgaatttgttttttatatgataGGCTCTACTGGCTTCTACATTTAAATTCTGTTGTTCTAATAGTTGTGCTTTACATAGGGAACTTTACACTAAATTCTGGCAATTATATGCCACAACCACTTGTAAAACGAATATCTTTCTGTATTAATTTGCATAATTCTATtattgaaacaatgttaaagatTAAACGAAACTTTTGGTGCCATATAAAAGTGTACCTGTTCTAGGAATAAGCAGTTTTTTTGTGTACGGATCACATCTAACTTTAATGTTGTATATTGTCAATAGGTGGAGATAACCTTTGACTtagtacata contains these protein-coding regions:
- the LOC142220895 gene encoding putative glutathione-specific gamma-glutamylcyclotransferase 2, coding for MACDLNVQSLYNDKFQQLVNLNGATSYSCLDITKAHDDINNATVEFTPDDIWIFGYGSLMWKIDFPCIEWRRGYICGYLRRFYQHSIDHRGVKVKPGRVVTLIPASPEDRVYGIAYRVAAKDRDSVISHLDFREKNGYERCTVTFHVCDDDGGLSSSNSFDIMIYIATPENESWAGDGNDSQIENIAEQIFTSAGPSGRNREYLFNLVKCMNHLFPGVKDDHLVSLEAAVKQRIEKDEAILLEVALKRELEKILKTDGKECKMNEESRLGLIQTKIDHLLKFCGKTGWREYFLTKELYGIHILTLWCDEDRRTS